The segment ttgatacttgaaaatttaattgtacCAAAAGAAACTAGGAAAATATAATGCGTAATAACAATAGTTATAAGAATATGAATCATTTCAAAgataaaaatatcaataaaaaacattaaaaaattgataaaattatatatttgtaaaaatagagtgatgaaaattactttttgaaattatttaatttttagggagaacaaattatgtataataaaatctagagaataaattatacatattcagTATAAGTTTGTTATGAGTTtttattatcataataatttttttaagagaatgaagaatttgaataaatatttttgcttGAAGGTATAATCAACCTCAtacaattcatttaaaagtaacGACTTTAAAACAAATGAGTAACTACCCTAAATATTAGGTTTGTATATTCATAACCTTCATGTTTAGTAAGACTTTCACTTAAATTAAGccagaccaaagtggaccgaaatgCTACATTAATGTGGATTAACAAAAAtgtagcaataataaatattatgcttAAGAATTTTAGATTTTACGAGTTTGagatctatatttttattaataaatttagatTTGGAATAGGGCTTTCAACCCAAACATGTATTTTCCCTATATGTATGTGCACAAAAAAGGACCGAAGTAGTCCAAATAGGATAGAGTGTACCAATATGGACTGATGTGGACTGGATTggaccaaataaaaataaatggataGATTAGGACCAATGTGGACGTAATGGATCGAATAGAAACAAATCGGACCGAGTAaaaccaaaatggaccgaataggacgaATGTctaccgaataggaccaaagtagacAGAATGGCCCAAATAAACCAATGTTctaaatagaaccaaagtggattGAATGGCCCGAATAAAATTGAAGTGAACCAAAGTGGATAGAATGAACAGAATATGACTAATATGGACCGAATGGACCTAATAGGACCAAAGTAGGCCGAATAAAACCAAAGTGGGCCGAAGATGACAAAATGGACAGAATAGaagaaattttgaatatttatcatttttattacatttttagggctcatatttctaatttttaatgtttattcCCATGCATCGCATGAGTTTGCGactagtaaaaataaaaacacatgcTCCATAGTATTTTGTGGCCAATAATACCATAGGATCACATGCTTCATGGTATTTTGTGGCCAACAATAATATTACCATATTATGACAGGAAGAGATCAAAAACAAGTTTGAGTGAGATCTCATGGAtgattttctccttttcttttattgttctAAAGTAGTGAATAAAAATCCTTACATGTAGACCCGAATCAAATTTATGGTGCAAATTTATCCTTGCATGAGCTTTGCAAGTAGTTCTGAGATTCTGCTGGCTCTTGTTTTGAATAAGGTGCACCATGATTTTCTCGCACAACTTGAGTGGCTGAGCCCAATGACGTTGAGAGGTGAGAACACATTGCCCGCACCAAGATactactacaattttttttttcacccaatAAACATAAGAACTTCGTTAAAGAAggaaaacaattaaacaatctGAGTCCAAAACATGAAAATCATCCATCTACAGATGCCTGGGGGTTTGGGGTCATTTGTGGGGTTTGCTAAAGATAATTAATTTGTAGCTAGGCAAAATagctaaaagaaaagaaggcttGATAGCTTTCATTCATAACCCAACACCAACAAAATATTGGGTGAGTCAACATTATTACAAAACTTGtgtaccaaaaacaaaattctatcAAACTTCTGATTCTCATTTGAACAAGAAAAGAAGCACATATTAAGCAGGCAACCTAGGTTTAAACCCCTTGTGTACCAagtgaccaaaaacaaaatccaatcaaaCTTCTGATTCTCATTTGCACAAGAAAAGAAACACATAATAAGCACGCAAACCCAGGTTTAAAACCTCCTCCTCTATCATTGGCCCTCTtaaccaaaattcccaaaatagAAACAATACTTAAGGCGTAGTTTCATACACTCATATATCCCTTCCTGCAATTAGGTTATTTCAATTTTCCTTCAAACCCTCATCCACAGCCCTATTACAGTTCTCTGGCAATGCCTGCAAGGTAATTCTtttcttccccatttgacaAAAAACAAAGTTGGTACAGTATAACACAATGATAAGCTCTAACAATTACCAGTGAAAGGAGACACAAAGATCTGAGAGCGAATAGACTCACCTTAGTGGCACTTTTATCTGTATTGtgctttttattgcttttaatATGCATTTCCTTCAACATCTTTGCGGGCTGCCTTAAACTCTTTCCTGCCAATTCATCTGGCTTTGCCTTTTCCTTATCAAGCTCCACTTCGACATTACCAGTGTCAATTTTttcctcatcatcatctgaaACATCAGTGACCTTCTGAATTGTTGATTCTTTTATAGCTGAAGATTTCCTTGGTGTCAACTGAGTTGAGCGAGGAAACTGTCCCGAAAGCTGGTCAGTTGCAAATGGTTGAAATGGAATATCATAGGTGACTTTGCAGTCGAAAATTAGATCAGTACTCATGTTTGATTCATGTGCTGGCTTTACACAAACATCAACCAAAGTTTCATGCATCTCTTCTGCCTTGGCCATTGGATCCTCAGCATGACAAGAAGTCTTGTTCTCAGATATTGAATTTGTTGCCACAGTTGATAATGTGACTTCACAGTCAGAAATTGGGAGATTTGGACTTATATTCTTCATAGATATTGGAGTTTCAACCGATGATTGGTCATTGGTTTTCATGGCAACTTCTTCTGCTTCAGTCACATACACATCAACCAATGCTTCAGTATTATAAATTTCATAGTAGATGCCTGATTCTCAATAGAAACCTGTATGTCCGATTGTTCAGCAACAATGCCTTCAGAATCAGAATGGTTGTTCTCCAACTTCTCAAAACCAATAGGAAGAACTAGAGCCTCTaaatccttttcttcttctgtttttgcATCATCATCACTATAGTCTTTTTCACACTCAAATGAGTTTTCATCTGATGCAGATTCCCCTTCAGTGGCAGATTCTGATTCAGAATCTGACTCCCCTTCAGTTGTGAATGTACTTATAACCCCAGCACCGGCACTGCCGGCACTTCCTCTCGTACCACGATGAGTTCGCGTCACTGGTTGTGTGCTTTTGGTTACttgttttgtgggttttctGCGAGTTGAGGCCCTGGCGGCTGTGCAAGGAATATCAGGCGATCCATTCATATTTTTCTCCGGAGATTGAGAGAGATTTGAATCAGATGGATTCAAGAATTCAAGTCCCTCAACTTGACACATCAATTTGGATTGAgtgttgaaatattttgaaaggaagagtaaaaaataatgaatttacaAGGAAATTGAATCCAAACAATGGGAAAAGAATTATTGGAAATCATTGCTTTCCTTTACTTATAGATTCATGGGCAACTAGATCTGTTTGGCTCCCAACAATTTATGGTAATCAGtaaagaaggaaacaaaaagtcTTTTTAACTTATTATAGTGATTTCTCAATAACCAAAcagagaaaactgagttttctATCTCAGTTTTTGAAAACACCCCTTTATTGTTTCCTATTTCCATCACTCTAACTCAAATTTTGAGTGTGGAGTAATGGAAATAAGGGTTAAAAATCAagccaaacaaattttttttttttttttctttttgtgagaaCCACATATTTTGAGAACTCAGTTATAAAAATTGAGTAATATAAtccaaaaatacccttatccAAACAAGCTCCAAGTATTTTAACATGTACGAGAAGAGGTTGTGGATAGAAAAGTAGATATGCTAATTAATTTGAAGGAGGTTGTGAATGCTAAAGGAGTAATacggatataagaagaaattttCGTGAAAGATattgtttttttgagaaactagacCCTCAGTCTAggcatatattatatatatataaaaaaaagctaATGAACATCAAAACCCACTAGAGGGGCAATGTCAATAGCATAACAGTAGACCAAACTTGGCAACCAACcagctttttagcttttttaG is part of the Quercus robur chromosome 9, dhQueRobu3.1, whole genome shotgun sequence genome and harbors:
- the LOC126700100 gene encoding uncharacterized protein LOC126700100, which gives rise to MKTNDQSSVETPISMKNISPNLPISDCEVTLSTVATNSISENKTSCHAEDPMAKAEEMHETLVDVCVKPAHESNMSTDLIFDCKVTYDIPFQPFATDQLSGQFPRSTQLTPRKSSAIKESTIQKVTDVSDDDEEKIDTGNVEVELDKEKAKPDELAGKSLRQPAKMLKEMHIKSNKKHNTDKSATKVSLFALRSLCLLSLVIVRAYHCVILYQLCFLSNGEEKNYLAGIAREL